Proteins found in one Deltaproteobacteria bacterium IMCC39524 genomic segment:
- the mtnP gene encoding S-methyl-5'-thioadenosine phosphorylase — protein sequence MQQMTIGVIGGSGLYEIEGLTNIEEVRLETPFGEPSDAFITGMLGDVKMVFLPRHGRGHRFLPSEVPYRANIYGMKKLGVQRIISVSAVGSMKEEIVPGHIVIPDQFFDRTQGKRASTFFGKGVTGHVQFADPVCPELCDVLVEAGQRAGATVHKGGTYVCIEGPNFSTRAESKIYRSWGVDIIGMTNIPEARLAREAEICYGTVALATDYDCWYEGHDDVTVEAVLAIIKQNVAMARNIIKEAVSSLASDAGCSCGDSLQFAIMTDPATIPEQTRNNLDLLLGKYLD from the coding sequence ATGCAACAGATGACAATTGGCGTAATCGGAGGCAGCGGTCTTTACGAAATCGAAGGGCTTACAAATATCGAAGAGGTTCGACTCGAGACTCCTTTTGGTGAGCCGAGCGATGCCTTTATCACCGGGATGCTCGGTGATGTGAAGATGGTCTTCTTGCCACGGCACGGGCGTGGACATCGGTTCCTGCCTTCGGAAGTCCCTTATCGCGCAAATATTTATGGCATGAAAAAACTCGGTGTGCAGAGGATTATCTCTGTCTCCGCCGTTGGCAGTATGAAAGAAGAGATCGTGCCCGGGCACATCGTGATCCCGGATCAATTCTTCGATCGGACCCAGGGCAAACGCGCATCAACCTTTTTCGGCAAGGGTGTCACCGGGCACGTTCAGTTTGCCGACCCGGTCTGCCCTGAGTTATGCGACGTGCTGGTGGAAGCCGGGCAGCGTGCCGGCGCGACGGTACATAAGGGGGGGACTTACGTCTGTATCGAAGGGCCCAACTTCTCTACGCGTGCCGAGTCGAAAATTTATCGTTCCTGGGGTGTCGATATCATCGGCATGACCAATATCCCTGAGGCACGGCTGGCACGTGAGGCTGAAATTTGCTACGGCACCGTCGCCCTGGCAACGGATTACGACTGCTGGTACGAAGGTCACGATGACGTGACTGTCGAGGCTGTTCTGGCCATTATTAAGCAGAACGTTGCCATGGCGCGTAATATCATTAAAGAAGCCGTCTCTTCCCTCGCCTCTGATGCCGGCTGTTCCTGCGGAGACTCACTGCAGTTTGCTATTATGACTGATCCTGCAACGATCCCGGAACAAACCCGCAATAATCTTGACTTGCTCCTCGGCAAATATCTTGATTAG